A single genomic interval of Juglans regia cultivar Chandler chromosome 1, Walnut 2.0, whole genome shotgun sequence harbors:
- the LOC109010620 gene encoding asparagine synthetase [glutamine-hydrolyzing] 3-like, whose amino-acid sequence MCGILAVFGCTENSQAKRSRIIELSRRLRHRGPDWSGLHCHGDCYLAHQRLAIVDPTSGDQPLYNEDKTVIVTVNGEIYNHKQLREKLKSHQFRTGSDCEVIAHLYEEYGENFVDMLDGMFSFVLLDTRDKSFIAARDAIGITPLYIGWGLDGSVWFASEMKALSDDCERFMSFLPGHIYSSKQGGLKRWYNPPWYLENVPSTSYDPILLRKAFEKAVTKRLMTDVPFGVLLSGGLDSSLVASVASRHMAESEAACQWGSQLHTFCIGLKGSPDLKAAREVADYLGTRHHEFHFTVQEGIDALEEVIYHIETYDVTTVRASTPMFLMSRKIKSLGVKMVLSGEGSDEIFGGYLYFHKAPNKEEFHQETCQKIKALHLYDCLRANKSTSAWGVEARVPFLDKEFINIAMSIDPEWKLVRPDLGRIEKWILRNAFDDEQNPYLPKHILYRQKEQFSDGVGYSWIDGLKDHANKQVTDAMLMHASFIYPENTPVTKEAYYYRAIFEKFFPKNAARSTVPGGPSVACSTAKAVEWDASWSKHLDPSGRAALGVHAAAYEEEVDVKNANLINGSPQKLEVFVDKATTVV is encoded by the exons ATGTGTGGAATACTCGCTGTCTTTGGTTGCACCGAAAATTCTCAGGCCAAACGCTCCCGGATCATCGAATTGTCTAGGag GTTGCGCCATAGAGGTCCTGATTGGAGCGGTCTGCACTGTCATGGCGATTGTTATCTTGCTCATCAACGATTGGCTATTGTAGACCCAACTTCAGGAGATCAACCACTTTACAACGAAGACAAGACAGTAATTGTCACG GTTAATGGTGAGATATACAACCATAAACAATTACGAGAAAAGTTGAAGTCTCATCAGTTTCGAACTGGAAGCGACTGTGAAGTGATTGCCCATCTT TATGAAGAGTATGGGGAAAATTTTGTGGACATGTTGGATGGCATGTTCTCCTTTGTCCTTCTTGACACTCGAGACAAAAGTTTTATTGCAGCACGTGATGCTATTGGAATTACCCCACTTTACATCGGTTGGGGTCTTGATG GGTCAGTATGGTTTGCATCAGAAATGAAGGCTTTGAGCGATGATTGTGAAAGATTCATGTCTTTTCTTCCTGGGCATATATATTCTAGCAAACAGG GAGGCCTTAAAAGATGGTATAACCCACCATGGTATTTGGAGAACGTACCCTCAACTTCATATGATCCCATACTTCTACGTAAGGCCTTTGAGAAG GCTGTGACAAAGAGACTTATGACTGATGTGCCATTTGGTGTACTTTTATCTGGAGGACTGGACTCCTCTCTTGTTGCTTCTGTGGCTAGCCGCCATATGGCAGAATCAGAAGCTGCTTGTCAGTGGGGATCACAGCTACACACATTTTGCATTGGTTTGAAG GGTTCTCCAGACCTGAAAGCTGCCAGAGAGGTGGCAGATTATCTTGGAACTCGTCATCATGAATTTCACTTCACTGTTCAG GAAGGCATAGACGCACTTGAGGAAGTCATTTACCATATTGAGACATATGATGTGACCACTGTCAGAGCCAGCACACCAATGTTTCTTATGTCTCGGAAAATTAAGTCTTTGGGAGTGAAAATGGTTCTTTCTGGAGAAGGATCAGATGAGATTTTTGGTGGTTACTTGTACTTCCACAAGGCACCTAACAAGGAGGAGTTTCACCAAGAAACATGTCAAAAG ATTAAAGCTCTTCATCTCTATGACTGCCTGAGGGCCAATAAATCAACTTCAGCTTGGGGTGTTGAAGCTCGAGTACCCTTTTTAGATAAAGAATTCATCAACATTGCTATGAGCATTGATCCTGAGTGGAAACTG GTTAGACCTGATCTTGGGAGAATTGAGAAGTGGATCCTACGCAATGCATTTGATGATGAACAGAACCCATATTTGCCAAAG CACATATTGTACAGGCAGAAGGAACAGTTTAGTGATGGTGTTGGGTACAGTTGGATCGACGGCTTGAAGGATCATGCAAACAAGCAA GTAACAGATGCAATGTTGATGCATGCAAGCTTTATTTACCCTGAAAACACTCCTGTGACAAAGGAAGCATACTACTACCGAGCTATATTTGAGAAGTTCTTTCCTAAG AATGCTGCTAGGTCAACAGTTCCTGGGGGTCCAAGTGTAGCATGCAGTACTGCAAAAGCTGTGGAATGGGATGCCTCATGGTCAAAACATCTTGATCCATCTGGTCGTGCAGCACTTGGTGTTCATGCAGCCGCATATGAGGAAGAAGTGGATGTCAAGAATGCCAATCTGATAAATGGCTCCCCACAAAAACTTGAAGTGTTTGTGGACAAAGCTACAACAGTTGTTTGA
- the LOC109010621 gene encoding TLD domain-containing protein 2-like translates to MGRQQYSLRKKAVHFVTDIATVFLNPISDKPSKPQPPPPPPAAEDASETERSQQESTSEESSGDIVDGPDTSSFTAFLYSLLSSSESGDNKKSDEQNDEVESDDLQSDPVMKESSGKRSLFYRGKHSLSRAIYKAARISGYRNQEHKDDSKANVDGNDAEFTGVEMRHMENEKESEDLVKVPDISEPSLLFSEKSRSVLYASLPALVQGRQWLLLYSTWRHGKSLSTLYRRSKLWPGLSLLVVGDRKGAVFGGLVEAPLRPTSERKYQGSNSTFVFTTKSGDPVIFRPTGLNRYFTLCSNEFLALGGGGHFALYLDGDLLNGSSSVSETYGNPCLAQSEDFEVKEVELWGFVYASKHEEILSLSRMEAPGICRW, encoded by the exons ATGGGTAGACAACAGTACTCGCTGCGGAAAAAAGCAGTTCACTTTGTGACCGATATCGCCACCGTCTTCCTCAACCCCATCTCTGATAAGCCCTCCAAACCTCAAccgcctcctcctcctccagcCGCT GAAGATGCTAGTGAGACGGAAAGAAGTCAACAAGAGTCAACTAGTGAAGAGAGTTCTGGGGACATAGTTGATGGGCCGGATACTTCGTCTTTTACAGCATTTCTTTACTCTCTGTTGTCATCCTCCGAGTCTGGAGATAATAAAAAGTCAGATGAACAGAATGACGAAGTAGAATCAGACGACCTACAATCTGACCCTGTAATGAAAGAAAGCAGTGGGAAGAGAAGCTTATTTTATAGGGGGAAACATTCGCTCAGTAGAGCTATTTACAAGGCTGCAAGGATCAGTGGCTATCGAAATCAAGAGCACAAGGATGACTCGAAGGCGAATGTTGATGGGAATGATGCTGAATTTACTGGAGTTGAGATGAGACAtatggaaaatgagaaagagtCTGAGGACTTGGTTAAAGTCCCAGACATCTCTGAACCTTCATTGCTTTTTTCAGAGAAAAGTAGAAGTGTGCTATATGCTTCGCTTCCAGCACTTGTTCAGGGGAGGCAATGGTTATTGCTCTATAG TACATGGAGGCATGGCAAATCACTTTCAACCCTATACAGAAGGAGCAAGCTTTGGCCTGGACTCAGTTTGCTg GTGGTTGGGGATCGTAAAGGTGCAGTATTTGGTGGCTTGGTTGAGGCACCCCTAAGACCAACCAGCGAGAGAAAATATCAG GGAAGTAATAGTACATTTGTTTTCACGACTAAATCCGGTGATCCTGTTATATTCCGCCCCACAG GTTTAAATCGCTATTTCACTCTTTGCTCCAATGAATTTCTGGCATTGGGTGGAGGTGGACACTTTGCACTGTATTTGGATGGTGATCT ATTGAACGGATCAAGTTCTGTTTCAGAAACATATGGCAATCCTTGTCTTGCACAGTCCGAAGACTTTGAAGTGAAGGAAGTTGAG TTGTGGGGCTTTGTATATGCTTCAAAGCATGAGGAAATACTTTCTTTAAGCCGAATGGAGGCTCCTGGGATTTGCCGATGGTAA